CTGCGCCGCCCAGGCAGGCACCGATAAACGGCTTACCCAGCGGCAGCGTAACGCCAAAAATCAGCGGCTCACCGATGCCGAGCAGCCCTACCGGCAGCGCGCCTTTAATGACCGTTTTTAACCGGGTATTGCGCGTTTTCAGCAACACGGCGAGTGCCGCCCCGACCTGGCCGACCCCTGCCATTGAGAGGATGGGTAGCAGGGCGTTATAGCCATGCGCCTGGACCAGCTCCACGTGGATCGGCACCAGCCCCTGATGCAGGCCGGTAAGCACCAGCGGCAGAAAGGTCCCGGCCAGCACCGCGCCCACCAGCAGGCCGCCGCGATCGATAGCCCAGCCTGCCCCATGGGCAATAGATTCAGAAATCCAGCCCCCGAGCGGCTGTAGCGCCACGATAGCTATCGCCCCGGTGATGAGCGTGGTCAGCAGCGGGTTAAGAATCAGCTCCAGCGAACCCGGCAGCCGCTCGCGCAGCCGCTTCTCAAACCAGCACATCAGGGCCACCACCAGCAGCACGGCGATCACCCCGCCGCGCCCAGGCTGCAACGCTTCGCCAAACAGGGTGATCTGCGCCAGCTGCGGGCTGGAGAGAATACCGGCCATCACTCCGCCTAACGCCTGCGAGCCACCGAAGACCTTCGCCGCGTTGACCCCCACAAGAATATTCATGATCGCAAACACGGCGCTGCCAAAGATGCCGAGCAGCCCCAGCAGATTGGGGTAGTGAATCGCAATATCGCCAGCAATATCGGGCCGCTTCAGGATATTGATAATGCCGGTGATCAGCCCGGAGGCGATGAACGCCGGAATCAGCGGAATGAAAACGTTCGCCAGCATGCGCAGGGCGTCGCTCATCGGCGCTTTATATTGGGCTTTTGCCCGCGCCTTATTACGGTC
Above is a genomic segment from Enterobacter sp. C2 containing:
- a CDS encoding PTS transporter subunit EIIC; the encoded protein is MDKSLTLAGEILQGIGGQGNILRLENCMTRVRFEVQDEGLLNIGRLKALPGVSGYVKQGEQHQLIVGPGRAGQVVDAMRSLVNGTGADPIPDEIDRNKARAKAQYKAPMSDALRMLANVFIPLIPAFIASGLITGIINILKRPDIAGDIAIHYPNLLGLLGIFGSAVFAIMNILVGVNAAKVFGGSQALGGVMAGILSSPQLAQITLFGEALQPGRGGVIAVLLVVALMCWFEKRLRERLPGSLELILNPLLTTLITGAIAIVALQPLGGWISESIAHGAGWAIDRGGLLVGAVLAGTFLPLVLTGLHQGLVPIHVELVQAHGYNALLPILSMAGVGQVGAALAVLLKTRNTRLKTVIKGALPVGLLGIGEPLIFGVTLPLGKPFIGACLGGAVGGALVCYWKVATVITFGISGLPLALTIVTGKVTIYLLGYLLAVLAGFVFTWLLGFNDPKE